The stretch of DNA AAATACATTCAAAAATCAGGACAATCGCCAGCCTTAGTTGGAGGAATGTTAACCATTTTTGATACCAAACCCAATGGTTTGGTAGTTCCTAAAACGGTATTTCGCTCAGAGATCAGTAGTCCGATTGCCAATTATACCGAATCTAGTGTAGCTGCCAATGCAGGGTTTGTATACGATCCAGCAATTTATACTGCTTATGGGGAATATCTCAATCATGATGACAATGGCAATATACTTGATTTTCAGAAAACAGCCGACCAACTAAAAAGCTTTGCTTGGGGCTACGATCAACAACTGCCCATTACGGCAGCGACCAATGCCCACTCTTCAGAAATTGGTTATACTAGTTTTGAACAAGGCGATGAAACGGGCTGGTCGATTAGCACAGCTAGTAGCCGTGTAGCAGGAAAAGTAGGTGTTTCTGCCTTACAAACAAACGAAGAATTTCCTTTTGGGCGAGTTTTTACGATAGAAGGACAGGAAAAGAAATACAAATTCTCTGCTTGGGTGAATACCAATGATGCCACCCATTCCTATTTGGTAGTTCGGACTTGTGCTGCTCCTAACAATGCCACCTATCCCAATCCTATAGTGGCTCCAAGTTATGTTCAAACAGGATTTACGACAACCAATGGAGCTTGGCAATTAATAGAAGTAGAAATAGATTTAGCAGCGATTCGTCAAGCAGCAGGATTGTCCAATAATCAAACTTTAGCGATTCATGCTTATTTGTGGAATCCTTATCAAAAAACGATTGCGTTGGATGCTGTTCGTTTTCATCCTTCTGATGCCTTTGTACAGACCTATGATTACGACCAAAATACCCGCCAACTGATTGCAACCGATCAAGTAAACCGTTTACACAGTAGTTATCACTATGATGATTTTCAGCGTTTGTCTCATGTCAAAGATTTTGAGGGGAATATTATAGGAACCAATAGCTATCATTATAAGGGAGCAGGTTCGATAGAAAATCATGTTAAAACAGCACTGGTTCGAGTAGCAGGAAAAACAAGCTTGGCTGCTTTGGCTGGTCTGCCTGTAGATCAATTGATGGAGTCCTATCAATATATAGATGGTTTGGGTCGCCCAATTCAATCGGTAGGAAAGGGGCAATCTCCGAATCAAAAGGATGTTGTTTCCTTCAATGAATACGATGTCTATGGCAGACAGATGAAAACCTATTTGCCTTTTGTGAACAGTAACAGCAATACAGGAGGATTTAACCCCAATCCCATCCAACAAACGCAAACTTATTATGCCAATGAGATTGCAATAGAAAGTCAAACCGCTTATCCTTTTAGCGAAACGATTTTTGAAGCTTCTCCTTTAAATCGTCCCAAGGAACAATCCTCAGCTGGAGAGGGTTGGCAAATTGGGAATAATCATACCGTCCGTAGTTTTTATGGGCACAATGAAGCCCATGAAGTTTTGCGATTGGATGCGCTTACTACCACCGCTCAATATTATGCTGAAAAGGAACTTCTAAAGCAAGAAACGCTCAATACTAAAGGCGTAAAAACGGTTCGTTTTTCGGATCGATTGGGGCGTACCATTTTGGTACAACAAGAGCTAAGTCCAAACACTTGGATCAATACTTATACCTTGTACAATGCCTTTGGGAATGTCCAAGCAGTACTTACACCATTGGCAATAGAAAGGATACAGCAAACAGGAAATTATGACTATACCAATTCGATTTACAAAGAGCTGGTCTATAGCTACACTTATGATGCTCGCCAACGATTAACAAGCAAAAAAATACCCAACTCAGGGATTGTTTATTACGTTTATGATCGATTGGATCGTGTGGTGGCTACCCAAGATGCCAATCAACGCCAATTGGGGCAATGGACGATACAAAAATACGATCAATACAACCGTCCAATTGTTTCGGCACTCTACCATAGCAATTTAACGCAAACTGCCTTACAACAGTATTTTGATGCCCAAACTAAGTTGTACGAAGATCGAGCAGCCAATGCAGTAGGGTACACCAATACCCTTCCAAACTTAACGGCGAATGATCCGATTCAAACCATTCATTATTACGACGATTACGATTTTGATAGAGATGGGCAGGTGGATGCGACCAATAGTTTTATTCCTGCGGCAGGTTACGCCAACAGTTATTTTGACCGCACCCTTAACCAAGCGACAGGCAGTAAAGTTCGGGTTATGGATGGCTCTGGTCGTTTGCTCCAACAAGTTAATTTTTATGATGCTAGAGGGCGATTGATCCAAGTTCAAAGTGACAATGCTTTAAATGGAAAAGACAATAGTTTTAGTGCGTATGACTTTGTTGGAAATCTAACCAAAACAAGGTATCAACACAGCACAACAAACAACAACATCCAAAATGAGGTATTAACAGAGGAGTTCTTCCATTATGATCATACAGGGCGTTTGCTAAAGGTCTATCATAAAGTAGGGAACGAGGATAAGATTTTATTAAAAGAGCAGCATTACGATGAACTAGGGCGATTGATTGAAAAAAATCTTCATTCTACCAATGATGGCAACAATTTCTTGCAGTCGATCGATTATCATTACAATGTCAAAAACTGGTTGGTACGCATCAATGATTTAGATCAGGTGACTCCTGCTTCAACGGGTTCTACCCCTAGTACGACTTTACTACAGAAGAAGCTCCATGAAATTGTCCTCAAATACAACGGGCAGGATGCTACAGAAGGAGAAGTAAATACAGCGATTGAAATTGACGATGAAACGGTAGATTTGGTGAATGGAATTGTAATTGCTAGTCAGCAGTTGCACACCGAGGTAGATTTGTATGGAGAAGCGGCAACGAATACAAAAGACGAAGAAGTTCAAATAGATTTTTCAGATCAAACAATAACAGAAAGTAATATTGCGGCTTCTTTGGAGGAATTAGAAACTCGTTTAGCCCAAAAACTAACAGAGAATGGCTTGACCAACCTTACGGTAATGGAAGTGTTGTTAGAAGATTTAAAAGCGGAGTATAGGGATCGTTGGTTGCTGTTGCGTTCGGATAGTCAGAATGAGGACAATGAGGATCTTTTAAAAATGAATTTTGCCTATGATTATGGTGGAAATATCCATCATTTAGAATCAAAGGTAGAAAGCTATGCCTATCGTTCTATTTATGATTATTCTTATGATAATTTAGATCGTTTGGTCAATGCTGATTATACAGAATTTTTGGAGTCTTCTACTCCGATGTTACCTGTCTATCAACGACCCAATCATTTTTCGGTTCATAATATTTCTTATGATCTAATGGGAAATATAACGGGCTTACAACGTCGAGGAACATTGGCGGTTTTGGGTACTAGTTTGACCAATGGTTTAATGGATGATCTTTCTTATAGTTATGCGAATAACCAATTGTTAGCGGTACAAGATGCGGCAAGTGCGACCACTGGTTTTATAGATGGCGCTTCGAATAGCCAAGAATATGCTTACGATGAAAATGGAAATGTTACACAAGATGACAACAAACAAATTGTCATTCAATACAATCATTTGAATCTGCCCCAACAAATTCAGTTTACAGCAGCGAATGCTACGATCAATTGGATTTATGATGCTACAGGCAATAAGGTGCAAAAACAAATCACGAATCCCAATGGATTAGTTACAAATAAGTATTATATTGGAAATGTGCAATATGTGAATACAGAAGTAGAATTTATCCACCATTCGGAAGGGCGAATAATTCGCAATCTAATTGGTACAGGGAAATATGGGGTTCCGATTTATGCTTATCGCTATGAATATAGCCTAAAAGATCATTTAGGAAATGGACGGGTATTTTTCTCCGATATGGATAAAAATGGTATTTTAGAAGTAGCCCAAAATAGCAATACAAATGAGTTGTTGCAGCAGGAACATTATTATCCTTTTGGGATGCCGATTCGTGGGGAGTGGAAGTTTGTGCAGCCACAGGTTGGTGGGGTGAATCTTTATCAATATAATGGTATTGAAATGAACGATGATTTTGGACTGAATTGGAACATGGCTTTTTATCGTTCTTATGATGCTTCTATTGGACGTTTTCATCAAGTTGATCCAGCAGCAGAAATGTATTACACTTGGGGAAGTTATACAATGGCTTTAAATAACCCTATTAAAAATAGTGACCCTTCTGGGGCTACGGTTGTTATCCCTAATGAACTTCAAGAGACACATAATGGGCTTTATGAATCTTCAGCTACTTATAGAGCTGTATATGACCAACTACACGCAGATGATAGAGTTTTGGAAGTCTCATTACTTTCACCTAAAGAAAAGGGGGCTAATGGACAATATTATGCAGGAAATCACTCTATTGATATAGATCCTAAATTGTCAAGTGATGCATTAACTTCTGCATATACAGAAGAAGTAGCTCATGCTTATCAGGGAATAACATATGGTACAGCAAATTTAAGTAATGATCGATCAGATATAAGAAAAAGCACTAATAATCCAGATGAGATAAAAACAATGCTTGATAAAAGGCATGGAGAAGTTCAAAAAAAAGGAGTTGGAGGAGGTGCCTTTATTGAGGTTGAAGCCAAACTGATACAAGAACAAATGAGACAAGAGGTGGTTGGATCAGATGCAGAGTTTTCAGTAGATGAGTCAGGTACAGGTGGTGGTCCTTTAAAAGGTTGGTTTAATAAAAATAGAAAAGATAGGAAGACAGATCAACTAATAAACATTTCGTCAGAACGGCAAGTGAATAGTTTCTTTTCTCTACAAAAGTCTTTTGCCAATTACTATATATATAATTCAAAAGACGGTAAAAACCACCCATACGCCAAAAATAAAAGAGCAACAACTCCTGATGCTCTCAATTCATTAACAAACGTACGTAAATAATTAAAATGAAGCATTCTATGTTAATGGGAGTTATGCTACTTTTTAGCTCTTGTATGCCAATAAACAAATTTATTAAAAAAAATAATGTTACAATTATTAGTCGAAATAAAATGACAATGAAAAAAGAATTTGTTGTCTATATAAAGGAAAATCTTGAACAAGAGATTGCTTTGAAATTTCCAAGTATTAAAGAAAAGTTCAAAGATTATGAGTTTGATATTGTAATGAAATTTTTGATAACAAGCAACTCTCGAAAAGACATTTTATGGTTTGATTACGAGATAGTAGATTACTTAGAAAATATAGAGGAAGAAGGGAGTAATTACTGTGATGAAATTTGTTATTATGTATATTCTATTATACAACCAAAATTTTATCCTACATTACTATTCAATCGCCCTCATCGAAGTAATAATATTCATAGAAAGCATAAATTACCTGTCCAAGTTTCTATTTCATTGGAAGTTACAAATGGTGAATGGAAACTTTTGTATTAAAAAAAGGCAAAAGGTGTTCCTCCGCAGAAGTAGCCTACCACGGTCACGCCTTAAAAGACCACTTAGGAAATAGCCGAGTCTTTTTCTCTGATATGGATGGAGATGGAGTTGTGGAGGTAGCCCAGCATAGCAATACCAATGAGTTGTTACAACAAGAGCATTTTTACCCCTTTGGGATGGGGATTAAAGGGGAATGGAAGTTTATGCAGCCGCAAATTGGTGGCGCCAATAAATACCAGTATAATGGCATTGAAATGAACGATGATTTTGGACTGAATTGGAACATGGCTTTTTATCGTTCTTATGATGCGAGTATTGGCAGGTGGAATGGTGTTGATCCTCTATCAAACAAGTACTACAGTATGTCTCCCTATAATGGAATGGGGAATAATCCTATTATGAATACTGATCCCAAAGGTGACAGTATCATAAATTTTTATCAATCATATCAACAATACGCCTCTCTTAAAAAAGACTTAAAGAGCAATATAGCCAATGCAAAAACATCTCAAGAACGCAAGGCAGCTCGTAAAGAACTCAAAAATAACCAAGACAAAATTCGTGGGTATAGAAATTATAAAACAACAGAAAGTTTAATACAAGAGTTTAAAGCTGCAAATGAAGATGAATATAATAAGCTGAATAATTTGTCTTTTAATGGGCAGAGTATAGATATAGTTATTAGCCTAAATTCTGCCACGCTTGGAGATAAAGGGGAAGAAGGAAATACAACTATTCCATACAATCCCAAATCCCTAGATCAAGTAACAGATCACGAAACGAAAAAAGAATTTTACAGACCCAAAGAAATTTTAGGCAATAAAATTAATATCACCCTATTTCAAGAAGGGAGAAATTTAACAACTCTTGCAAATGAATTTGGTGATGCTATTTTTGCTGTTGAACAACCTGCTACAAGTTTTACGGAATCTTTCAATAAGGTTCCTTATTTAAATAAACAAGCAACCAAATTCTCATTTGATTATGAGAGAGCCATTCTAAACAAAACAGCAATCCCAAATTCCAAAAATTATAAAACATATTAAAGATATGAGACAACTCTTATGGATAGTACTCTTTGCGTTATTTACAGCAAATACAAGTATCAAAGCCCAAAAATCTGATTCTTTACTAGATGAAAGAACAAAAATGCTTCTCTTTACAAGTATAGAAGCTGATGGTAATTATGGATGTAAGATTACCTGGGATGATTGGGTAAAAACATTAGAAAATCACTATGAATATCTAAAAATCGAACATACTCATAGTAAAAAATTTATTCTTCCCAAAAACCTAGATACCATTGGTACAAGCTACCGACTTCAACTCTTTAAAATAAAAAGTTTTAATTCAGAAAATCAATCTAGATTCCTTTTACAATACACAAAGACAAGCTTACGAAATAATGTATGGTTGAGAGTTGATGGCTATGTAGAAAATGACTTGAATTTATTATTTGATCACTTTATTCGTCAAGGTACCAAGAAAAAAGATTTAAAAATAATTTTACAGGAATGGGAAAAATCTGACGAACTGTACAAGGAGCTAGATTTGTTCTGTAAATTAAAAGGCTATCTTAATAGAAAAAAAGAGCTTTCTTGCTTTAAGTCTGCTTTTTATATTGGCATTAATGATGCTACTATAGGGGCAAGCCCATTAAAGGAGAATGAGTTGAATTCTCCTTTTTCTCGTGTTCCTCTTTATGGATTTTTTTGGAAATAGGAGGCAGAAGTAGCAGACCACAGTCACGCCAGTAGTTGAAAACTATCCCTTTGGTATGACTATCAAAGGAGAATGGAAGTTTGCACAGCCTCAGGTTGGTGGCGCCAATAAATACCAGTATAATGGTAAAGAACTGAACGAGGACTTTGGCTTGAATTGGAATGACTATGGAGTAAGGTGGTATGATGCGAGTATTGGGCGTTGGAATGCCGTCGATCCATTGGCAGGAGATTATATGCCTTGGTCTGGGTATAACTATGTACTTGGAAATCCTTTAAAATATATTGATCCTGATGGGATGCGGGTGGAGGGCGATTTTTATGCTGTATTTCAAGGTAAACTTAGAAAGGTAGGGACTGATGATATTGATGATGGAAAACAGTATCATGTGAAAAATTTAAGTGCCAGAGGGCTATAATAGTGAGGGGGAAGTATATGAGGAACTTTTTAATGAGTCAATAGAAACTGGGAATGAAACAGGTGTGCAATTATATTTAGATGAAGAAACATCTAATGTTAACTTTCATTTTCCTGTATATAGCTCTAGAGTAAAAGATATTCCTTAGTGGACCAGGTCACATTATAATGAATACTGATGAAGAAATGAAGACCATAACAGGAAAGTCTAAAATAGCAGTTTTTGCAGATCTCCATACACACCCTGCTTTAGATGATTATACTCTAGAAGATGATCTAGCAATACAGAGAACTGTAGATGGCAAGAATGCTACCAAGAGGAATGTTGTTTCTTATTCTATTGATGTAAGAGAGTATATTATAAAGCACTCCCCTGCAAAAAGTTCATTCTCTGGACCTGTTTCTAATAGTGAAATAATGAAGATAAGCCCAGCAAGTGTCTATAACAATAAAGTAAGTTTAGTGAGAGATGCAATAAAAACTACCAAATGATAACAATAAATAAATTACTGATAATCTTCATAATCAGCTTGATGACAAGTTGTAGTTCACTTCGCTCCTCTCTGGAATACAAGTACATAAAACCTGTGGAGAAAATTATAGAAAAAGCTATTAATGAAATAGAGCAATCTAAGATTAAACCTTTAGAGAAGAACAAACAATCTTTGTTTATACTTTTTGAAACTTGTAATGGAGCAACTTCTATGATATTCAATTACATTGAGAATATGCCACCTAATCTTCAAAAACACATAAAGAACTCCCGTCGTTATTTATTAATAAATAATAGAAGAATCCCTATTATTTTTGATGCAGATGATGGAAGTATATATGTAAAGGAAGGTGGAATCAATTATGGTATTATTGGGGGGTATGTATTGCAGTTTGATAATGAGGGTAGTAAAATATTGTCTGGAATTGCTAATTAACTGTTTTATCAAAACAAGGAAAAGGGGGGGGCTCCATAAAAGTAGCCAACCACAGCCACGCCAGTAGTTGAAAAACTGACACATAGTTAGCCACTATGTTCTGTCATGTCTTTGGGGCTACATGTTTGTCGTCATCAGGGTGGGGACTCCTGCTTATATTTTTATTTTCAAAAGAAACAGAAGGCTCAGTAAAGCTAATAAAAACTACAAACACTTCATCGCCCTAGAGTGTTCTCCCCAATGGAGTTCACTACTAGGAGCTATCAGGTTGTGGTTAGGTTATTTTAGAAGTAGTCCAAAATAGCAATACGAATGAGTTGTTGCAGCAGGAGCATTATTATCCTTTTGGGATGCCGATTCGTGGAGAGTGGAAGTTTGTGCAGCCGCAGGTTGGAGAGAGGCAATGTAACGGCATTGATAAAAAAGGCAAAAAATGATCAAAACATTATATGTTGTATTTTCAATCTTAGTAATGTATTTTCACTATGATATATATAGTTGCATGAACTGTTCTTATAGACATGTTTGGTGGAATAGTTGGATTATAAAGCACGAGCTATGTAATTTTATACCAGTAATTTATATTGCATTACAAATCGTAAGTACATTAACGGTTGTATTAGGAATCCATAGAATTTTTTTATTGCGCCTAATTGATCCTTTAATAGGTTTGCATACTACTTTAAATATACTTTATTGGGCTTATGTAGCTTACTTTTTACAAGACTCTATTTACAATACTTACATAATGATGAATATGCTATATATGTCATTTTATATTCAATGTTTATGGGGGGATAAAAATAATATAGCTTTGGATGACCTATTAGATTCCTAAAAAAAGCAAGGCATTCCATCTCAGAAGTGAACAGAGTAGAGCAATACCAGTCCTTTTTTATTGCCTAAAGTAGAATTTTTTGAAAAACGAATAAAGTCTCTAGCAATATTATAAAGAATCAAATGCGTTTAACTACCTTTATTGGGTTGTTAAACGCATTTTTTATCATCCTTACTCCAAGTTTAAATGACAATTCCCATAGCATTAATTGTCCAATATTGAACGACTAGTTTTAATTTGTTGCTTGGTAATAAATTGGAAGAGAACGAGGAGTATTAGATTCTAATCTTATCATAAACAATGAAAAAAATATACCTAATCTTTTGCTTATCCTGCATTTGGGGGGGGCTTACAGCACAAGAAAACCTAAGCCCAAAGCAGTTGCTAGAACTCAATAGAGTTTCGGCTGTTGGATTAACAGATGACAAATCTGCTGTAATTTATCGAGCAACTCAATACGATGTTGCTGCTAATGCTAAAAGTACAACGTACTACTTGCAAGCCTTGGAAGGGGGAGCTAAAAAAAAGATTCATGATTATGCAAATTTAGTAACCGATAAACACATCTCTCCCGATGGAAAACATAAAATAGTTACTAAGGATGTAAAGATAGAACGGGTAACGGGAACAGACTTTTATCCCGAACTAAACCATTCAAATGTACAGATTTATGAAAGCTTGCAGTATCGCCATTGGGATGTCTGGGAAGATGGTGCTTATAGCCATGTATTTATCGAAAGTATTGGAGAGAAGACAATTAATAGTGTGGATATTATGGAAGGGGAACCCTATGATTGCCCAACTATGCCTTTTGGAGGGGCTGAAGATTACCTTTGGAGTCCTGATGGTAAAAAGTTGCTATATGTCAGCAAAAAATTATATGGTACAGCCTATACTAAAAGCACCAATACCGATATTTATGAATATGATTTAGCCACTAAAAATACCCAAAATTTAACAGGGTACAACAATGGTTATGATATGGCACCAGCCTTTTCTTCCAAGGGGAAATTAGCTTGGTTGCAAATGAAACGAGATGGCTACGAATCGGATAAAAATGATATTATTGTCCGTTTTAAAAATGGAGGAAAAGAGGGCGATTTGAACTTAACCAAAGATTGGGACGGAACCGTTAATGGCTTTGTTTGGAGCAATGCAGGCGATAAAATCTATTTTAATGCTCCAGTTGGAGGGACGGTTCATTTATTTGAATTGGCGATTCCGAGCTCTTATGAGGGCAAAATAGCTGCTCCCAAGCAGCTTACCAAAGGACAATTTGACGTTAATGGTCTTGTTGGGCACAATGGAAATACAATGGTGGTTTATCGTCGAGATATGAACCATGCGACAGAGTTGTATACCGTTGACCTAAGTACAGGGAAAATGAAACAGTTGACCCATGAAAATGATGCTATTTATCAAACGATTAATCAGAGTAAGGTCGTCAAGAGAATGGTTAAAACAACAGATGGGAAAGACATGGTTACTTGGGTGATTTATCCACCTAATTTTGATGAAACTAAAAAATACCCGACTTTATTGTATTGCCAAGGAGGACCTCAAGGAGCTTTGAGCCAGTTTTATTCCTTCCGTTGGAATTTTCAACTCATGGCAGCACAAGGCTATATTGTAGTCGCTCCTAATCGTCGTGGAATGCCTGGGCATGGGGTAGAATGGAATGAGCAAATTAGTGGAGATTATGGCGGACAGAATATGAAGGATTATTTGGCGGCGATTGATGATGTTGCCAAAGAGCCATACGTTGATAAGGATCGTTTGGGTTGTGTAGGTGCTAGCTATGGGGGGTATTCTTGCTTTTATTTGGCTGGAATTCACGAAAAGCGATTCAAATCCTTTATTGCCCACGATGGGATTTTTAACTGGAAATCGATGTATGGAACTACCGAAGAAATGTTCTTTGTCAACTGGGACATGGGAGGCAATTATTGGGACAAAACTAATAAAATTGCTCAACGTAGTTTTAATGAATTTAACCCCATTGAACACGTAGATAAATGGGATACACCAATCTTGGTAATACAAGGAGGCAAAGATTATAGAGTGCCAATTGGGCAAGGTTTAGAGGCGTTTAATGCCGCTCAATTGCGTGGAATCAAAAGCAAGTTGCTGTATTTTCCAGAAGAAAACCACTGGGTACTTTCTGTACAAAATGCGCTGATTTGGCAAACCGAATTTTTCAAGTGGTTGGAAGAAACCTTGGAGGTGAAGAAATAGTAGGATTGAGCCAAATTTTGTGATTAAATTATTGGAGAACCTATTTTATGTGTCTTTGCATAAAATAGGTTTTTTTTGAACAGTTGTAACCGAATACCCCTTTGGAGTTATCAATAGGATAGCAAGAATAACTTATTATAAATAAAGACCATGAAAGTAAATCAAATTAAAGAACTTGTATTTAAAGTCGATGATGTTGAACAAGAAACGGAGCTTTTTGAAACTCATAATG from Aureispira anguillae encodes:
- a CDS encoding RHS repeat-associated core domain-containing protein → MKTNVLLVFLLLGMQFVNAQHPYESALNPLKDVLPPSPTAAALGTYGEIPVSLHTGVPNVSVPLCVLSGKRLSVPISLTYHGGGNQVDAVSSWVGLGWSLNAGGVISRTVNGIADDEQFGYWNYAVPDDFLAQGISNPATQQEAYEANDYYNYLQGAVDGERDGQPDQFNFNINGYAGRFYIENTGDATNPLVARLVPHQDIKIELIKPGSKLEGFTLTTPDGIKYKFGGLDMTGVKCVEKSKNNSTISCGRNYNIPIITSWYLREIEAPNQTEVIQFVYESHLLTYEAGISQTISTVIDQYQNSSMPSPCPVGVQSNDCIRNLSVEGIHLKRIEALGGRVEFVSTGGRDDLLTGGVQLREVQQYGKDNGNAYLKKYVLNQDYSLSNSPGALSYRHKRLRLLGVQEIAANNNTSKPPHVFEYEQTALPPRLSKARDFWGYYNGKMNNTSLIPASLSTSPNFYQGGGDRYPDFTYAKAGVLQKITYPTGGHTLLEYEGHELSYDVPIPELIVQNAGAGVSYYQPTSPNEYSSTFTLNHAQDVTVTVNVSYRCGAPAAAVSYLRIDEKINGAWQPLTTSNPNINPSGTGNDGKGTLDFNSHPTDEINTPYTKTFELSLPAGEYRLTAAALNGTANNTSCSNDDALSIHVRYEQPTGNLIYNEAVGGLRVKKVTIHDGIDATKDMVKAYNYNQAANSARSSGVGIRPLKFQAKNTTYNFTGTSHATSNLITKCEQYTVIKYSESQIPLHGVSGAHIAYKEVTVLEGNNGQNGKTWNKFNIVKNTTANLAEDLSVPTTILDWQGGLLLEQVVYKKENGNFIKVQEQINDYEIASINGSNSMHTFYGTKVGKIANIYSLTSSGVYVACDNYNTNSANLPGYDLDASVTGTEIVADFFAFITGSPVPYSLFTNLYISQNPGNYVPHPCEGKGLGDYMINYPAFAGFVTVRYPIFSGWNKQTKSTLRQYDESGTNYIETVTNYEYDDVYTHLNSTKVTNSDGLTHITKTKYPTDYANYTGSSDLAAVAIHNLKQQHRHNIPLEQTKYIQKSGQSPALVGGMLTIFDTKPNGLVVPKTVFRSEISSPIANYTESSVAANAGFVYDPAIYTAYGEYLNHDDNGNILDFQKTADQLKSFAWGYDQQLPITAATNAHSSEIGYTSFEQGDETGWSISTASSRVAGKVGVSALQTNEEFPFGRVFTIEGQEKKYKFSAWVNTNDATHSYLVVRTCAAPNNATYPNPIVAPSYVQTGFTTTNGAWQLIEVEIDLAAIRQAAGLSNNQTLAIHAYLWNPYQKTIALDAVRFHPSDAFVQTYDYDQNTRQLIATDQVNRLHSSYHYDDFQRLSHVKDFEGNIIGTNSYHYKGAGSIENHVKTALVRVAGKTSLAALAGLPVDQLMESYQYIDGLGRPIQSVGKGQSPNQKDVVSFNEYDVYGRQMKTYLPFVNSNSNTGGFNPNPIQQTQTYYANEIAIESQTAYPFSETIFEASPLNRPKEQSSAGEGWQIGNNHTVRSFYGHNEAHEVLRLDALTTTAQYYAEKELLKQETLNTKGVKTVRFSDRLGRTILVQQELSPNTWINTYTLYNAFGNVQAVLTPLAIERIQQTGNYDYTNSIYKELVYSYTYDARQRLTSKKIPNSGIVYYVYDRLDRVVATQDANQRQLGQWTIQKYDQYNRPIVSALYHSNLTQTALQQYFDAQTKLYEDRAANAVGYTNTLPNLTANDPIQTIHYYDDYDFDRDGQVDATNSFIPAAGYANSYFDRTLNQATGSKVRVMDGSGRLLQQVNFYDARGRLIQVQSDNALNGKDNSFSAYDFVGNLTKTRYQHSTTNNNIQNEVLTEEFFHYDHTGRLLKVYHKVGNEDKILLKEQHYDELGRLIEKNLHSTNDGNNFLQSIDYHYNVKNWLVRINDLDQVTPASTGSTPSTTLLQKKLHEIVLKYNGQDATEGEVNTAIEIDDETVDLVNGIVIASQQLHTEVDLYGEAATNTKDEEVQIDFSDQTITESNIAASLEELETRLAQKLTENGLTNLTVMEVLLEDLKAEYRDRWLLLRSDSQNEDNEDLLKMNFAYDYGGNIHHLESKVESYAYRSIYDYSYDNLDRLVNADYTEFLESSTPMLPVYQRPNHFSVHNISYDLMGNITGLQRRGTLAVLGTSLTNGLMDDLSYSYANNQLLAVQDAASATTGFIDGASNSQEYAYDENGNVTQDDNKQIVIQYNHLNLPQQIQFTAANATINWIYDATGNKVQKQITNPNGLVTNKYYIGNVQYVNTEVEFIHHSEGRIIRNLIGTGKYGVPIYAYRYEYSLKDHLGNGRVFFSDMDKNGILEVAQNSNTNELLQQEHYYPFGMPIRGEWKFVQPQVGGVNLYQYNGIEMNDDFGLNWNMAFYRSYDASIGRFHQVDPAAEMYYTWGSYTMALNNPIKNSDPSGATVVIPNELQETHNGLYESSATYRAVYDQLHADDRVLEVSLLSPKEKGANGQYYAGNHSIDIDPKLSSDALTSAYTEEVAHAYQGITYGTANLSNDRSDIRKSTNNPDEIKTMLDKRHGEVQKKGVGGGAFIEVEAKLIQEQMRQEVVGSDAEFSVDESGTGGGPLKGWFNKNRKDRKTDQLINISSERQVNSFFSLQKSFANYYIYNSKDGKNHPYAKNKRATTPDALNSLTNVRK
- a CDS encoding RHS repeat domain-containing protein, with amino-acid sequence METFVLKKGKRCSSAEVAYHGHALKDHLGNSRVFFSDMDGDGVVEVAQHSNTNELLQQEHFYPFGMGIKGEWKFMQPQIGGANKYQYNGIEMNDDFGLNWNMAFYRSYDASIGRWNGVDPLSNKYYSMSPYNGMGNNPIMNTDPKGDSIINFYQSYQQYASLKKDLKSNIANAKTSQERKAARKELKNNQDKIRGYRNYKTTESLIQEFKAANEDEYNKLNNLSFNGQSIDIVISLNSATLGDKGEEGNTTIPYNPKSLDQVTDHETKKEFYRPKEILGNKINITLFQEGRNLTTLANEFGDAIFAVEQPATSFTESFNKVPYLNKQATKFSFDYERAILNKTAIPNSKNYKTY
- a CDS encoding RHS repeat-associated core domain-containing protein, which produces MTIKGEWKFAQPQVGGANKYQYNGKELNEDFGLNWNDYGVRWYDASIGRWNAVDPLAGDYMPWSGYNYVLGNPLKYIDPDGMRVEGDFYAVFQGKLRKVGTDDIDDGKQYHVKNLSARGL
- a CDS encoding S9 family peptidase, with amino-acid sequence MKKIYLIFCLSCIWGGLTAQENLSPKQLLELNRVSAVGLTDDKSAVIYRATQYDVAANAKSTTYYLQALEGGAKKKIHDYANLVTDKHISPDGKHKIVTKDVKIERVTGTDFYPELNHSNVQIYESLQYRHWDVWEDGAYSHVFIESIGEKTINSVDIMEGEPYDCPTMPFGGAEDYLWSPDGKKLLYVSKKLYGTAYTKSTNTDIYEYDLATKNTQNLTGYNNGYDMAPAFSSKGKLAWLQMKRDGYESDKNDIIVRFKNGGKEGDLNLTKDWDGTVNGFVWSNAGDKIYFNAPVGGTVHLFELAIPSSYEGKIAAPKQLTKGQFDVNGLVGHNGNTMVVYRRDMNHATELYTVDLSTGKMKQLTHENDAIYQTINQSKVVKRMVKTTDGKDMVTWVIYPPNFDETKKYPTLLYCQGGPQGALSQFYSFRWNFQLMAAQGYIVVAPNRRGMPGHGVEWNEQISGDYGGQNMKDYLAAIDDVAKEPYVDKDRLGCVGASYGGYSCFYLAGIHEKRFKSFIAHDGIFNWKSMYGTTEEMFFVNWDMGGNYWDKTNKIAQRSFNEFNPIEHVDKWDTPILVIQGGKDYRVPIGQGLEAFNAAQLRGIKSKLLYFPEENHWVLSVQNALIWQTEFFKWLEETLEVKK